The window ttttatttaactaggcaagtcagttaagaacaaattcttatttacaatgactgcttgttataaataaatacatttaaatatttaTGACGAAACTTCAGACAAGAATAATGTGGGCATTGCCTGACTAAATAGACAGCAAGCTAGTCGGTCTTGCCATTTGAGATTTATTGTATCATGTTTTAAAATGAGAAAGCAACCAAAAACCAGGTTCCCCTTCTAATGGAACACTTTGTATTGAGAACCAATTTGAAACCAACATTTGATTTTGTCTTGCTCAAAACCGCACATGATTTCACCAAAACAAGAGCATCAGACTAGTCCAACACCCTTCAATGTTTAAAGTAGGCTATTCCATGACTGTTGTGATTAGCCATACAGTTAAGACGCAACTGTTTAaatacctggtttgcataccTATTCGTCGTCATAGCATTTACAAGTAGATATCATTTGAAACATCTTTCCTACCACTGTCGGTCTCCATGCAACAACCAGCAATTTAAAGCTGCGTACTCGATGCACGAAAGATTATCGAGGTTATACGTGTGACAATTAAATCGACATAAAAGATGGATACCCaaagttgtttatttttttaatcaattatgtAGCCGAGATTAAAAATAGTATtataatatttttgttcacttaCCCTAGCGGCCATCTTAAGGGGGTGATAAACTGGCCCAGAGCGTTTTCAAAAACTCCCCGGTATGTCGAGCCCTAACACAAACAGACGGGTATTTCCTGTGCCGTCGTCACCTCTTCCCGAAAGTTGGTATATTTTTGGTCAATTGCACATTACTgtttgaggctactgtagaccattgTAAAACGGTGTTTTAATCCGTTATTTGGttacatgtgaatatatttagtatagttctaAAAAAAGGATAGCTTTTTTAATGTTAAACTTTTGTTTTCATGTAATTCACTGAGTAGggtggtcctccccttcctcctctgaggagcctccactggtagaAACTTACTTTGGGAAGCAGTGGGCagcagacagtacccagtccttAGTGATGATGGTGCCTCCACAGATATGGCCATCCTTCGCTGTCTAAAGACcaagagggggaaagaggtaaAGAGGTTGAGGTGAATCATCAAAACAGGtcttattcccctctctctcagcagttCAGCATgatgaccaacacacacacacacacacacacacaccaaaaccaGACAAACAAGTCTTCATGCATTTTGTTCATTCCATATCATGACTCAGCGCTGACATACCTGAATATCCACTTGCCACGGCCATGCCCCCATTGATGCATCTACTCCTCCCACAATCCTGTTCCCCATGGGTGGTTGACCACACTCTTCCTGAGCGTGACAAACCATGACACCtgagaacagtaggcgaaatggGAATTAAACCAGTCGTGTAGAAAGTAcgcaattgtcatacttgagaaagtaaagacaccttaatagaaaatgactctagtaaaagtcacctagtaaaatactacttgagtaaacaTCAAAGTATGTTTTAAAATATCAAAAGtataagtataaatcatttcaaattccttatgttaagcaaaccagatggcaccatttttgttttacagatagccagaggcacactcatacataatttacaaatgaagaatTTGTCTTTAGTGATTctgctagatcagaggcagtagggatgaccagagatgttcgcTTGATAACTGTGTGACTAACAATTTTAGGTGTTAGGGAAAGTGTATGAAGTAAAAAAGTaccttattttctttaggaatgtagtttagtaaaagtagtcaaacatataaatagtaaagtcaaATTCAGATACTCAAAACAATTACttatgtagtactttaaagtataccATTACCAAACAAATATTgtagttttgaaactgcagtcgactgtggtattttggacccagtatttgcagcatattgcagttatactgcactctgactgccaTATTTTTTGTAAgagtttttacttaagtactttacaccacttagcaggacaagaaaatggtctaatttacacacttatcaagagaacatccctggtcatccctactgcctctgatctggaggactcaccaaacagagaacatccctggtcatccctactgcctctgatctggaggactcaataaacagagaacatccctggtcatccctactgcctctgatctggaggactcaataaacagagaacatccctggtcatccctactgcctctgatctggaggactcaatatacagagaacacacctggtcacccctactgcctctgatctggcagaatcACAAattcttcatttgtaaattatgtatgagtgtgcctctggctatctgCAAATCTGCCTTttggtttgtttaatataaggaattggaAATGtacacttttgatacttaagtatatttaagctgctcttttgcacaccagtatctgtacctgcacatgaccatctgatcatttatcactccggtgttaatctgctaaattgtaattattcgcctacctcctcatgccttttgcacacaatgtatagacaattttttaaaattttattctgtgttattgacttgttaattgttgactccatgtgtaactgtgttgttgtctgttcacactgctatgctttatcttggccaggtcgcagttgtaaatgagaccttgttctcaactagcctacctggttaaataaaggtgaaataaaataaattaaaatcagcaattacatgtacttttgatacttaggtaaatgtaaaaccaaatacttttactcaagtagttttactgggtgactttcacttttgtcATATTCTGTTAAGGTATTTTTTACTTTGACTCAAGTtggacagttgggtactttttccaccactgcctttaaattgataCATATGCCTACGTGAGTACGCTGTCGATTAGGGCTGGCCTAGGCCCAAAGTGCATATGCTAAATTTGATCAAATACCCACAAACAgaaccgtcattctgttaccaaacataGTATCTACACTGTACTTCAAGTAGATGTTTTCGTGATATTCttagtggaaattgttaaaaataATCATTGTGCATAGTTGCATGGTTCGCTTAACTTTGCAATCGAAGTGTTAAACACATTTAAAGTAAAAAAATCTGAGTATCAGCGTCACCCCTGCCGTGGAAATGCCATTAGGCAATGTTGCCGGAGTAGCCAAAACAAAGGTACCCAAATACAGGTCTATATTTTATTTGCAACCCGCAAATGAGTCGATTGAAATTATACACAACTGACCTACTTCACTGACATGACCAGGTTATAGCATAAAGACATGAACTCACCTGTGAAACACCAAAGAAGTCTAACATAAAAGTCTGAATTCGGTATCATTTTCGAGGGACACGCGAATTTCAGGTAGCCCCAAATTTCCCCCCAAAACGGTAGTATTCTTGAGAAGTCTTGTGTTCTAAATCAAATCGTCCGTACAGCAGCTAATTTTCACGGAAACCCACTTTCCACAATAGCGGTGTTGAAATCCTTCAGGGCGTGCGAATGGTTAAAAATACGTATGAAAATGTCTACAAAATGTATGCCTTGCGAAAACAAAGAGAACCATACGGTTACTGACAACCTCTTGGTTTATGCCTCCATTTAATACAAGGTTTGGAGAACCAGACCTGTGGACCACGTTCGTCAGAAAATCTCTAACGCTGGGACAGGCATTTGATTGTCCCTTTCGTTTATCACGTGAGCAAAGCACCTGTGATCCTACAGGGGAAGGTGTGGCAGGGGGTGTATTCCTTACGCCTATTCTGTTGCAAAAATGTTTGCAATAGAAATCGTTTATTCCAAAcggaaaacgttttgcaacaaaaaacGAGAGTTTcttttggacaaattcaggtaggtctcCCCTATTCTGACCCCGTGTTGGCTCTAAAGGATATCCTGTATTCTGACCCGAGTTGGCTCTAGAAAATGTATCTTCAATATTATTCTTCTGGCAAACACACTCATTTTAAACAATTCCGAGTCAAAGATAGTTCAGAAGAAAACCAAGGGTTTGATCTATCTGAGCTCATTCATCATTAACTAGCTCATCAATATGATTTGTAAAAGACAGCTTTTCATCTATCCAGATCCAGATGACCAGATATTTGTAAGGAGGGACATGATCAATATtgacaccatccaaagtacataTGCTTAAATCATCAGAGTTATTTTTATGCGCTCTAGAGAACAACTTATACTTAGTTTTACCTTTATTCAATACTAATTCCAGGTCAAGAAAGTTTTTCTGTTGTACAATGAAGGCAGgctgtagttcagatagagcctggTCAACCGTGGGACTATAGCATACACAACAATATCATCAGCATACAAGTGCAGGTTGCAGTTTTTACAGACAAGTTGATATTGTTTATGTAaacagtaaaaagtacaggaccCAGAATCGACGCCTACAGGACACATTTCTTAAAAACTAGTTAAGGTTTTATTTTATTGCGCTTTATTACGGGCAACAATTTGaatactcatcactgcattctctaccagaaagttggttggccctctgtgatgtcatcactgcattctctaccagaaagttggttggccctctgtgatgtcatcactgcattctctaccagaaagttggttggccctctgtgatgtcatcactgcattctctaacagaaagttggttggccctctgtgatgtcatcactgcattctctaccagaaagttggttggccctctgtgatgtcatcactgcattctctaacagaaagttggttggccctctgtgatgtcatcactgcattctctaccagaaagttggttggccctctgtgatgtcatcactgcattctctaccagaaagttggttggccctctgtgatgtcatcactgcattctctaccagaaagttggttggccctctgtgatgtcatcactgcattctctaccagaaagttggttggccctctgtgatgtcatcactgcattctctaccagaaagttggttggccctctttgatgtcacataGGTTGATATATTGCTATGTGTTCATGTATAAAGCCCTTCTACAAAAGTCCCACTGTACCTAACATCATAATTAATCTTTAGACATCTCTAGAAAATACTTTGGTCTCTactgagttaggtaaatcagcttttagttGTCCTCcaccttatttgtggaacaatcttcaaaatgttcttaaatgtgatgttctggtgcctctagggaaactcagaaagatgattgaggaccttatttctgatgaatgtgatgttctggtgcctctagggtaactcagaaagatgattgaggaccttattactgatgaatgtgatgttctggtgcctctagggtaactcagaaagatgattgaggaccttattactgatgaatgtgatgttctggtgcctctagggtaactcagaaagatgattgaggaccttattactgatgaatgtgatgttctggtgcctctagggtaactcagaaagatgattgaggaccttattactgatgaatgtgatgttttggtgcctctagggtaactcagaaagatgattgaggaccttattactgatgaatgtgatgttctggtgcctctagggtaactcagaaagatgattgaggaccttattactgatgaatgtgatgttctggtgcctctagggtaactcagaaagatgattgaggaccttattactgatgaatgtgatgttctggtgcctctagggtaactcagaaagatgattgtggaccttattactgatgaatgtgatgttctggtgcctctagggtaactcagaaagatgattgaggaccttattactgatgaatgtgatgttctggtgcctctagggtaactcagaaagatgattgaggaccttatttctgatgaatgtgttttattttttatgagcgtgtttttctttctttctgcatTTTGTATTCAGATTTAGATgtttgtattttttgtaatttaagtaattcagggctcatctgtaaaagagatgttggtctcagtatgactccctgataatataaaggtttattttttatttttttaaagatcccTCCCGCTTTTTTCCCTTTTGCTTCCGTTTAGTTCTTAGAAGGTAAACGGTTTCCGTTGCGAGACGTAATAAATACACGCCAGGTGCCTGCAGTTTGGTTTACCTGAGTGAGGTGCGCTTGGAGCACCAATATTGGACATTTGACACCTGAGAGGACTGCAACACTATTCCTGTGGGTGATTGAAAAGGGGACATCGACAATGATACTATTTTTCATACTTGCAGGTATGTGTAGCCATCTCAATTTATTTTGTAATCTTTTAGTTATTAACTCCAAAACGGCCAACACCTTTTCCCCCAGACTACTGTAGGGGGGAAGTCACTGGCAATCAAATCATATGGATAGATTTACTACATCACAGCTGCTTTGCTTCGTCTATCCCTGTCTTGTATGTCATGTTGCAGTTTCAACACCCTGGTTAATCATTAACCACATGAAAAAGATAATAAAAGTATTCTCTCCCGGAACTAAGGGAAGAAATGTGCCATTTATtcaattttatacatttgctataTCATGTATTTGATGGATTTAGGATGTTTGTTGTTCTTGTCCTGTGCTTGAAGGATTTTGTTTTGTTAATGGTATTTCATTTTGCATAGGTCTAGTATGTCTTGATTCAGTGTGTTGAATCAATGGCGAACATAATCACTTCCCCAATCCTGTCTAAGATATTTCCACTTTTGCTTGACAGGCTGTAGGTTCATCTTTAACTAGcaactgttaaaaaaaaataattgtcatCATTTATGAGTTCAGTATATTCTTGTTCAGTATGTGTAAATCTTAGTCAGAATTTTATATTTAAAAATTCCATAGGCCTATACAATGATATGCAACTATACAATTCATTCGAAAGTGATCTAGAGAAATATGTGAGTCTTGAGATGAATAGAATACATCTGATTTCTTTTTAGTTTTCTCCTCTGCCAGAGGCCTACAGGTGGCCATTGGACAACCTACATATGAGGTTGCGCGAGGCGATGATGTCACCCTGGTGTGTAGTTTCATTCCTGCTGCACAATCCAACCCCTCCACGTTGGTTATCATCACATGGTCCATGGAGGCTGATAGCCCTGTTGATCCGAAGGTTAGTCAGAAGACAAGAGATGGCTCCATTTGATCAATGTAAAAGCTTTGCTACCATTGTCACTGTTTCTCGACAGACGGAAACACAAAGTTAAATGCTGAAATAAAGATCATTAGAAGGACAACAGTTGGGTCAACTCGAAGGTTTTCAGGTGCACATGATAAGCTAATATCGCCCTTAGAAGACTAAATACAGCCACATTTTATTGAATCTTTATTTTGACTGGGAGTCATGCTGAGAGCACAGTCTCTTTTAAAGACGAGCCTCGTAAACAAAATGTACACATCAATACACAACTAAAATCACAACTGAGATACAAAACacaatcatagaaaacaaacatTCTTCAGTAACAGGTCCTCAATCAGCCGtctgaatggccctagaggcacTAAATCATCACATTTTAGAGTTTTTTGGAGATTATATCACAAGTAAGGTGAAAAAAAAAGGCTATGTGCAGAATGTGTTCAATATTTTGTGTCTCCCTGATTCGTGTAGATTGTTATTGCCACATTCTACTCTATCAAAAATCAAGTGGACATCAAGCCTTCCTATAAAGACCGAGCAGAGATGACCCATGACATCACTGGAGGGCGGAGCACCCTGACCCTCCGCAAGGTGTCCATGCAGGAGAACAGGCTGTGGCAGTGCAGGGTGCAGATCCCTGGAGACGAGGAGGGGACGCCTTCCGCCACCACCGAACTAGTGGTCCTTGGTAAGACAGTGGTAGAAACATGTGGTCCTTGGTAAGACAGTGGTAGAAACATGTGGTCCTTGGTAAGACAGTGGTAGATACATGTGGTCCTTGGTAAGACAGTGGTAGATACACATGGTCCTTGGTAAGACAGTGGTAGATACATGTAGTCCATGTAGAGAAATAGTAGTATGATAGTTTGAAGTCTGGTGTGGGTGAAAAGGTTCCATCTGTTTAAAGATGGAACGGATAACTTAAAGTCTGTGTCTTGTCATGTCAAAGGAAAAGGAAAAAACTCCTATGTTCTGAAAGTTTCCTTCAGCAAGATGGCTCTCTAGGGTGTTGATTAGGACTCCACTGCCCTCTACTGGACCActtataaaaaaaacacattatgaTGTGACATCTGCTTCCCTCTCCAGTGGCTCCCTCTGTGCCCGTCGTCAGCGTACAGGGCGAAGCAGAGTACTGGAACAACATCAACCTGACCTGTGTGTCTGAGGAGGGCTCCCCTGCCCCGACCTATAGCTGGAAAACAAACGATGTCAGGAATACTCCCAGAGTATTCCCACCGAGGACCACGGAGAGtatgttttgtgtgtttgtgtgtgcttggtGTTCATCTTTACTTCAAACAAGCCATAGAATAATGGCAGGGCCGCTGAGGTTATTACCAAAACTTCCTGATTTGTTTATCAGTGTGTACGTGCAGATGTCCACTCTGAATTTTAACTTCCTGATTCCTCCATTCTTTCAGAGAATGGTGTTCTATCTCTGTTTAATATCTCCATGGAGACTTCCGGTTTCTTCATCTGCACCGCGACCAACCAGGTCCGATCTGCCAGCTCAAACTTCACCCTCACTGTCATGCCCCGTGAGTATTGAGTATACCCTGTGAGTATTGAGTATACCCTGTGAGTATTGAGTATATCCTGTGAGTATACCCTGTGAGTATTGAGTATACCCTGTGAGTATTGAGTATACCCTGTGAGTATTGAGTATTGCGCTTGCTATATGTTTGGAGGTGAAATGGAGAAGATATAGCGATGACTGAATCAAGGCATCTGCAACTCAAGTCACATTTCTCAACAAGACTCCCAGGCTTGCCATCAAACTCCttttccctcatccctctctcttcttattttcctcctcctcctgttgtgACActactgcatccctctctcttcttatgTTCCACCTCCTCCTGTTGTGACActactgcatccctctctcttcttattTTCCACCTCCTCCTGTTGTGACActactgcatccctctctcttcttatgTTCAACCTCCTCCTGTTGTGACActactgcatccctctctcttcttatgTTCCACCTCCTCCTGTTGTGACGCTctactgcatccctctctcttcttatgTTCAACCTCCTCCTGTTGTGACActgctgcatccctctctcttcttattttcctcctcctcctgttgtgACACTctactgcatccctctctcttcttatgTTCCACCTCCTCCTGTTGTGACActactgcatccctctctcttcttatgTTCCACCTCCTGCTGTTGTGACActactgcatccctctctcttcttatgTTCCACCTCCTCCTGTTGTGACActactgcatccctctctcttcttatgTTCCACCTCCTCCTGTTGTGACActgctgcatccctctctcttcttatgTTCCACCTCCTCCTGTTGTGACActgctgcatccctctctcttcttatgTTCCACCTCCTCCTGTTGTGACActgctgcatccctctctcttcttatgTTCCACCTCCTCCTGTTGTGACActactgcatccctctctcttcttatgTTCCACCTCCTCCTGTTGTGACActactgcatccctctctcttcttatgTTCCACCTCCTCCTGTTGTGACActgctgcatccctctctcttcttatgTTCCAACTCCTCCTGTTGTGACActgctgcatccctctctcttcttatgTTCCACCTCCTCCTGTTGTGACGCTctactgcatccctctctcttcttatgTTCCACCTCCTCCTGTTGTGACGCTctactgcatccctctctcttcttatgTTCCACCTCCTCCTGTTGTGACACTctactgcatccctctctcttcttatgTTCCACCTCCTCCTGTTGTGACACTctactgcatccctctctcttcttatgTTCCACCTCCTCCTGTTGTGACGCTCTACTGCATCCCTCTCTAGCCTCCATGAAGGTCGGGTCCACAGCAGCCATCATTGGAGGGGTCGTAGCTggggtcctggtcctggggattgTCATATACTGCTGCAGGAAGAAGAGGAACAAATCTAAACAGGAGAATGTTCAAGGGTAAATAGCTGTTCCGCTCTTCTTTTTGGGTCAGGACATTGTTGTGGACTTTTGGGTgaggtgtttgttgtgtgtgaAAGGATGAGGTTGGCCTGTTCTAGTTTctgtacttttttgttgttgtgtttctttgtctctctcgctcatgtctctctctctcgctcatgtctctcgctcatgtctctctctctcgctcatgtctctctctcgctcatgtctctcgctcatgtctctctctcatgtctttcGGTCATGTCTCTCGCTcatgtctctctcgctcatgtctctcgctcgctcatgtctgtctctctcgctcatgtTTCTCTTTCGCTCATGTCTctcgctcatgtctctctctcactcgcgcATGTCTCTAACTCACtcatgtttctgtctgtctgtctctgtctgtctgtttgtttgtctgtctctgtcatctgtctgtctgtctgtcctgtctctgtctgtctgtgtctctgtctgtctgtctctgtctgagtcgctgcctgtctgtctgtctgtctgtctgtctgtctggctggctgtctgtctgtctgtgctgtgctgtgtctgtctgtctctgtctgtctgtctgtctgtctgtctgtctgtctctctttcggtctctctttctgtctctgtcggtccgtctgtccatctgtccgtctgtctctctgtctgtctgtctgtctatctgtctgtctgtctctgtctgtctctgtttctgtctctctttctgtctctgtctgtccgtctgtccgtctgtctgtctgtccgtctgtctgtctgtctgtcgttctctgtttctgtctgtctgtcgttctctgtttctgtctgtctgtctgtctgtctgtctgtctgtctgtctttctgtctgtctgtctgtctgtctttctgtctgtctgtcggtctctctttctgtctgtctgtctgtctgtctgtctgtctgtctgtcggtctctgtttctgtctctctttctgtctctgtcggtccgtctgtacatctgtctgtctgtctgtctgtctgtctgtctgtctgtctgtctgtctgtctgtctctgtctgtctctgtctgtctctctttcggtctctctttcggtctctctttctgtctctgtccgtctgtccgtctgtccgtctgtctgtctgtccgtctgtctgtctctgtctctgtctctgtctctgtgtctgtctgtctgtcgttctctgtttctgtctgtctgtctgtctgtctgtcgttctctgtttctgtctgtctgtctgtctgtctgtctgtctgtctgtctgtctgtctgtctgtctgtctgtcgttctctctgtctgtctgtctttctgtctctgtctgtctgtctgtctgtctgtctgtctatctgtctgtctgtcggtctctgtttctgtctctctttctgtctctgtcggtccgtctgtacatctgtctgtctgtctgtctgtctgtctgtctgtctgtctgtctgtctgtctgtgtctgtctgtctgtctgtctgtgtctgtctctgtttctgtctctgtttcggtctctctttcggtctctctttctgtctctgtccgtctgtctgtctgtctgtctgtctgtctgtctctctgtctctgtctctgtctctgtctctgtctctgtctctctgtctgtctgtcgttctctgtttctatctgtcagtctgtctgtctgtctgtctgtctgtctgtctgtctgtctgtcgttctctgtttctgtctgtctgtctgtcgttctctgtttaggtctgtctgtctgtctgtctgtcgttctctgtttctgtctgtctgtctgtctttctgtctctgtctgtctgtctgtctgtctgtcgttctctgtttctgtctgtctgtctgtctttctgtctctgtctgtctgtctgtctgtctgtctgtccgtctgtccgtctggctgtctgtctctggctgtctggctgtctgtctctggctgtctgtctctggctgtctgtctctggctgtctgtctctggctgtctgtctctggctgtctggctgtgtgtctctggctgtgtgtctctggctgtctgtctctggctgtctctggctgtctggctgtctggctgtcttgctgtctgtctctggctgtgTGTCTCTGGCTGTATgtctctggctgtctggctgtctgtctctggttgtctgactgtctgtctctggctgtctgtctctggctgtctggctgtctgtctctggctgtctggctgtgtgtctctggctgtctctggctgtctgtctctgactgtctggctgtctgtctctggctgtctgtctctggctgttTGTCTGGCTCATGTCTCTGGCTGTTTGTCTGGCTCATGTCTctcgctcatgtctctctctctctcgctcatgtctctctctctcgctcatctctctctctctctctctctctctctctctctcgctcatgtctctctctcgcttatgtctctctctctctcgctcatgtctctctctctcgctcatgtctctctctctcgctcatgtctctctctctcgctcatgtctctctctctctctctctctctctctctctctctctcgctcatgtctctagctcatgtctctctctctcgctcatgtctcactctctctcgctcatgtctctcgctcatgtgtctctctctcgctcatgtctctctctctcgctcatgtctcactctctctcgctcatgtctctctctctcttgctcatgtctttctctctctcatgtctgtcatctctctctctctctctctctctctgtctctctctctgtgtctctctctctctcactgtgtgtctctctctctctgtgtctctctctctgtgtctctctctctgtctctgtgtctctctgtctgtctctgtctgtctctcatatATATCTGTCGTCTCTGTTTCTCAGAGTTCCAGAAGTGGTGAAGTTCCATGACACGCCGACACTCAACGTTGGGGCAGGTTACCGGGACGACATACCGGAAGACAGGACTGAGGGGAGCATCGTGCTGCATGACCAATACGAGACGCAAGGGGAGATGGATCACGATGACCAAAGTGTTAGAACAGATTGCAGTGATGGCCGTAAGGAGAAGTCTGATGACAACCGCAACAACTATGGAGATCAGCGCGATCGCTATGGTGGCAGCCGCGATCGCCTCGACGACCAGCGCGATCGCTATGGTGGCAGCCGCGATCGCCTCGACGATCAGCGTGTTCGATATGGTGGCAGTCGTGATCGCCTTGACGACCCACCT of the Oncorhynchus clarkii lewisi isolate Uvic-CL-2024 chromosome 3, UVic_Ocla_1.0, whole genome shotgun sequence genome contains:
- the LOC139406162 gene encoding cell surface A33 antigen-like; the protein is MILFFILAVFSSARGLQVAIGQPTYEVARGDDVTLVCSFIPAAQSNPSTLVIITWSMEADSPVDPKIVIATFYSIKNQVDIKPSYKDRAEMTHDITGGRSTLTLRKVSMQENRLWQCRVQIPGDEEGTPSATTELVVLVAPSVPVVSVQGEAEYWNNINLTCVSEEGSPAPTYSWKTNDVRNTPRVFPPRTTEKNGVLSLFNISMETSGFFICTATNQVRSASSNFTLTVMPPSMKVGSTAAIIGGVVAGVLVLGIVIYCCRKKRNKSKQENVQGVPEVVKFHDTPTLNVGAGYRDDIPEDRTEGSIVLHDQYETQGEMDHDDQSVRTDCSDGRKEKSDDNRNNYGDQRDRYGGSRDRLDDQRDRYGGSRDRLDDQRVRYGGSRDRLDDPPVRFSGSRDRLDDPPVRYGGSRDRLDDPPVVRYGGSRDRLDDPPVVRHGGSRDRLDDPPVVRHGGSRDRLDDPPVVRHGGSRDRLDDPPVRHGGSRDRLDDPPVVRHGGSRDRLDDPPVRHGGSRDRLNDQHDRYNDQYDES